In the genome of Halobacterium noricense, one region contains:
- a CDS encoding LLM class flavin-dependent oxidoreductase, translating to MTDRMRLNLFTMNSVEHVSVGSWQLHGDQSHRYHDRDYWTDVARTAERGGFDAVFFADVRGIYDVYGDNRETAVEKAVQTPSNDPAYLIPAMAEVTDNLGFAITKSTSYNHPYQLVREFSTLDHLTDGRVAFNVVTSYLESAAANLGYDDRMDHDERYDRADEFMDVLYALWEDSWNDDAVVRDRDSGVYTDPEKVSAIDYDGDYFDVPGPHGAEPSPQRTPVLYQAGSSDRGREFAAEHAEAVFVSQPSMDAVEDYVDDLRERAADHGRDPDTLAFFPGIVPIVGETEAVAEAKYDAYTDAIDAEGVLALLSGFVDMDLSELDPDQHLEHIETEAIQGVVNAFTSNDDRDWTVREVAEFAGLGTTSPVVVGTPEQVADEFQYWFEDVGVDGFNVKEVARPDSLRDFVDLVVPELRERGLLRDEYEGETLRETTFGRRGLPDSHPGSR from the coding sequence ATGACCGACCGGATGCGGCTGAACCTCTTCACGATGAACTCCGTGGAGCACGTCTCCGTGGGGTCGTGGCAACTCCACGGCGACCAGTCCCACCGCTACCACGACCGCGACTACTGGACCGACGTCGCGCGCACCGCCGAGCGCGGCGGCTTCGACGCCGTCTTCTTCGCCGACGTCCGCGGCATCTACGACGTCTACGGCGACAACCGTGAGACGGCGGTCGAGAAAGCCGTCCAGACGCCGTCGAACGACCCCGCGTACCTGATTCCCGCGATGGCCGAAGTCACCGACAACCTCGGGTTCGCCATCACGAAGTCGACCTCCTACAACCACCCCTACCAGCTCGTCCGCGAGTTCTCCACGCTCGACCACCTCACGGACGGTCGCGTCGCGTTCAACGTCGTCACCTCCTACCTCGAGTCCGCCGCGGCCAACCTCGGCTACGACGACCGCATGGACCACGACGAGCGCTACGACCGCGCCGACGAGTTCATGGACGTGCTCTACGCGCTCTGGGAGGACTCTTGGAACGACGACGCGGTCGTCCGCGACCGCGACAGCGGCGTCTACACCGACCCCGAGAAGGTCTCGGCCATCGACTACGATGGCGATTACTTCGACGTCCCCGGCCCGCACGGCGCGGAGCCGTCCCCGCAGCGCACGCCCGTCCTCTACCAAGCCGGCTCCTCGGACCGCGGCCGCGAGTTCGCCGCCGAGCACGCCGAAGCCGTCTTCGTCAGCCAACCCTCCATGGACGCCGTAGAGGACTACGTGGACGACCTCCGCGAGCGCGCCGCAGACCACGGCCGCGACCCCGACACCCTCGCGTTCTTCCCTGGTATCGTCCCCATCGTCGGCGAGACCGAGGCCGTCGCGGAAGCCAAGTACGACGCGTACACGGACGCCATCGACGCCGAGGGCGTGCTCGCGCTCCTGTCCGGGTTCGTCGACATGGACCTCTCCGAGCTCGACCCCGACCAGCACCTCGAACACATCGAGACCGAAGCCATCCAGGGCGTCGTGAACGCGTTCACGTCCAACGACGACCGCGACTGGACGGTCCGCGAGGTCGCGGAGTTCGCCGGCCTCGGCACCACGTCGCCCGTGGTCGTCGGGACGCCCGAACAGGTCGCCGACGAGTTCCAGTACTGGTTCGAGGACGTCGGCGTCGACGGCTTCAACGTCAAGGAGGTCGCCCGTCCCGACAGCCTCCGGGACTTCGTCGACCTCGTCGTTCCCGAGCTCCGCGAGCGCGGCCTGCTCCGCGACGAGTACGAAGGCGAGACGCTCCGCGAGACGACGTTCGGCCGCCGCGGCCTCCCCGACAGCCACCCCGGTAGTCGATAG
- a CDS encoding helicase HerA domain-containing protein, producing the protein MADTAADGDQQIHVGETADGDRLEFPIVEMLTGRGFVTGKSGSGKSNTTSVVVEELLEAGYPVLIVDTDGEYYGLKEEYELLHAGADEECDIQVSVEHAEKLAHLALEENVPIILDVSGYLDDEEADDLLRETVRHLFAKEKKLKKPFLLVVEECHEYIPEGGGVGETGNLLIKVGKRGRKHGLGVVGISQRPADVKKDFITQANWLVWHRLTWENDTKVVGRIVGSDYADDVVDLGDGEAFIQTDWSDDMVKRVQFKRKRTFDAGATPGLDDFERPDLKSVSGSLMEDLGDITDRKEQEQNRVAELESQLENREQRIAELESELETARDVSAAARKMANALAHGDGSPPEGYQATLQTKNEHIDHLEERIDELEARFEGDVAADTVEEADETTAAPSNTSISSDAADETRDALVDAVQDRLRRRGERSQRRDGSDDADATPEEPAGPTAETVVDLLQAPPVVTRVNAARRDSKCNDDAAWQIVSELATNPGASAHDLATAAGVDVEPAHTLLREFRTRDLVVRDDRTYAFNADRMRTLVEHDDPSKPRTELRDQWEP; encoded by the coding sequence ATGGCAGACACCGCAGCGGACGGCGACCAGCAGATTCACGTGGGGGAGACGGCAGACGGCGACCGGCTGGAGTTTCCCATCGTGGAGATGCTCACCGGCCGCGGGTTCGTCACCGGGAAATCGGGGAGCGGGAAGTCGAACACGACGAGCGTCGTGGTCGAGGAGCTCCTCGAAGCCGGCTACCCCGTCCTCATCGTGGACACGGACGGCGAGTACTACGGCCTCAAGGAGGAGTACGAGCTCCTGCACGCGGGCGCTGACGAGGAGTGCGACATCCAGGTGAGCGTCGAGCACGCCGAGAAGCTCGCGCACCTCGCCCTGGAGGAGAACGTCCCCATCATCCTGGACGTCTCCGGCTACCTCGACGACGAGGAGGCCGACGACTTGCTCCGGGAGACAGTCCGACACCTCTTCGCCAAGGAGAAGAAGCTCAAGAAGCCGTTCCTGCTCGTCGTCGAGGAGTGCCACGAGTACATTCCGGAGGGCGGCGGCGTCGGCGAGACGGGCAACCTCCTCATCAAGGTCGGGAAACGCGGCCGCAAGCACGGCCTCGGCGTCGTCGGCATCAGCCAGCGCCCCGCGGACGTGAAGAAAGACTTCATCACGCAGGCGAACTGGCTGGTGTGGCACCGACTCACGTGGGAGAACGACACGAAAGTCGTCGGCCGCATCGTCGGCAGCGACTACGCCGACGACGTCGTCGACCTCGGTGACGGCGAGGCGTTCATCCAGACGGACTGGAGCGACGACATGGTCAAGCGAGTCCAGTTCAAGCGCAAGCGCACGTTCGACGCGGGCGCGACCCCCGGCCTCGACGACTTCGAGCGCCCCGACCTGAAGTCCGTCAGCGGGTCGCTGATGGAGGACCTCGGCGACATCACCGACCGCAAGGAACAGGAGCAGAACCGTGTCGCGGAACTCGAATCGCAACTGGAGAACCGCGAGCAGCGCATCGCCGAACTGGAGTCCGAACTAGAGACCGCGCGCGACGTCTCCGCGGCCGCTCGGAAGATGGCGAACGCGCTCGCACACGGCGACGGCTCCCCACCCGAGGGCTACCAGGCAACCCTCCAGACGAAGAACGAACACATCGACCACCTGGAGGAGCGCATCGACGAACTCGAAGCGCGCTTCGAGGGTGACGTCGCCGCGGACACCGTAGAGGAAGCCGACGAAACGACGGCTGCACCGTCCAATACGTCGATCAGCAGTGACGCCGCCGACGAAACCCGTGACGCGCTCGTGGACGCCGTGCAGGACCGGCTGCGTCGCCGCGGGGAGCGCAGCCAACGCCGCGACGGGAGCGACGATGCGGACGCGACGCCGGAGGAACCCGCAGGGCCGACAGCCGAGACAGTTGTCGACCTCCTGCAAGCACCCCCGGTCGTCACGCGTGTGAACGCGGCACGCCGCGACTCGAAGTGCAACGACGACGCCGCGTGGCAAATCGTCTCCGAGCTCGCGACGAACCCTGGCGCGAGCGCGCACGACCTCGCGACCGCCGCGGGCGTCGACGTCGAACCCGCCCACACGCTGTTGCGCGAGTTCCGGACCCGCGACCTCGTCGTACGCGACGACCGAACGTACGCGTTCAACGCCGACCGCATGCGCACGCTCGTCGAACACGACGACCCCTCGAAGCCGCGGACGGAACTGCGCGACCAGTGGGAGCCCTGA
- a CDS encoding aldo/keto reductase, which yields MAVENDSDTFDIGDELTVHRLGFGAMRITGADVIGSPDDEANAHDVLQRAVDLGVDFVDTADSYGPGVSERLIRESGIADDAVVATKAGLLRNATGDWIPHGDPDYIKNQALASIDRLGVDSIDLYQYHRPDPDTDFEAAVHAFAELKDDGLVDHVGLSNVTVEQLETAREVVDVATVQNAYNVVDREYEDVLEACEDYDVGFIPYFPMGGGDLGEKRTDLEAVAADHDATVRQVALAWLLDHSPMTLPIPGTSSVDHLETNVAASHLDLTAEDRARLE from the coding sequence ATGGCAGTCGAGAACGACAGCGACACGTTCGACATCGGTGACGAACTGACCGTCCACCGGCTTGGCTTCGGCGCGATGCGCATCACCGGCGCCGACGTCATCGGGTCGCCCGACGACGAGGCCAACGCCCACGACGTCCTCCAGCGCGCGGTCGACCTCGGCGTCGACTTCGTCGACACGGCGGACTCCTACGGCCCCGGCGTCAGCGAGCGCCTCATCCGCGAATCCGGCATCGCCGATGACGCTGTCGTCGCGACGAAAGCCGGCCTTCTGCGGAACGCGACCGGCGACTGGATTCCCCACGGCGACCCCGACTACATCAAGAACCAGGCGCTGGCGTCCATCGACCGCCTCGGCGTCGACTCCATCGACCTCTACCAGTACCACCGCCCCGACCCCGACACGGACTTCGAGGCCGCCGTCCACGCGTTCGCGGAACTCAAAGACGACGGGCTCGTCGACCACGTCGGCCTCAGCAACGTCACCGTCGAACAGCTGGAGACCGCCCGCGAGGTCGTCGACGTCGCCACGGTCCAGAACGCGTACAACGTCGTCGACCGCGAGTACGAGGACGTCCTCGAAGCCTGCGAGGACTACGACGTCGGGTTCATCCCGTACTTCCCGATGGGTGGCGGGGACCTCGGCGAGAAGCGCACGGACCTCGAAGCCGTCGCCGCCGACCACGACGCCACCGTGCGGCAGGTCGCGCTCGCGTGGCTGCTCGACCACTCGCCCATGACGCTCCCGATTCCCGGGACGTCTAGCGTCGACCACCTCGAAACGAACGTCGCCGCGAGCCACCTCGACCTCACGGCCGAGGACCGCGCGCGCCTGGAGTAG
- a CDS encoding cold-shock protein: MATGTVDFFNDTGGYGFIETDDADEDVFFHMEDIGGPDLEEGQEVEFDIEEADKGPRATNLTRL; the protein is encoded by the coding sequence ATGGCAACCGGTACGGTTGACTTCTTCAACGACACTGGCGGTTACGGATTCATCGAGACTGACGACGCGGACGAGGACGTGTTCTTCCACATGGAAGACATCGGCGGCCCGGACCTGGAGGAAGGTCAGGAAGTCGAGTTCGACATCGAGGAGGCCGACAAGGGCCCCCGCGCGACGAACCTCACTCGGCTGTAA
- a CDS encoding HAD family hydrolase, whose amino-acid sequence MTYDTVVFDNDGVLVGRTRYDVLQAATEDTFEQFGVTDPDPDDIEEMTIGATPKTVSDVCSRYGLKPAEFWPTRDQTAAEAQYEEVREGRKTLYDDLDTLHDLDVSMGIVSSNQQATVDFVLDHFGVDDLFGAAYGREPTIESLNRRKPNSHYIDRALADLDANSALFVGDNESDVRAAENAGIDSAFIRRPHRRDWELNVWPTWEIDGLDDLHDICSP is encoded by the coding sequence ATGACTTACGACACCGTCGTGTTCGACAACGACGGCGTCCTCGTGGGCCGCACGCGGTACGACGTGCTGCAGGCGGCGACCGAGGACACGTTCGAGCAGTTCGGGGTCACGGACCCCGACCCCGACGACATCGAGGAGATGACTATCGGCGCGACGCCGAAGACCGTCAGCGACGTCTGTAGCCGCTACGGGCTCAAGCCCGCCGAGTTCTGGCCGACGCGCGACCAGACCGCCGCGGAAGCCCAGTACGAGGAAGTCCGGGAGGGCCGCAAGACCCTCTACGACGACCTCGACACGCTCCACGACCTGGACGTCTCGATGGGCATCGTGAGTTCGAACCAGCAGGCGACCGTCGACTTCGTGCTCGACCACTTCGGCGTCGACGACCTGTTCGGCGCGGCCTACGGGCGCGAGCCGACGATAGAGAGCCTGAATCGCCGGAAGCCGAACTCCCACTACATCGACCGCGCGCTCGCGGACCTGGACGCGAATTCCGCGCTGTTCGTCGGGGACAACGAGTCCGACGTGCGCGCCGCGGAGAACGCGGGCATCGACTCGGCGTTCATCCGGCGGCCCCACCGCCGCGACTGGGAACTGAACGTGTGGCCGACGTGGGAAATCGACGGCCTCGACGACCTCCACGACATCTGCAGCCCCTAA